In the Piscinibacter sp. XHJ-5 genome, one interval contains:
- a CDS encoding amino acid ABC transporter permease — protein MDLQSLIALAWPVMVKGTGYTLLFAIASMVLGLPLAALITLVRVLRVRLLQPFMALYVSAMRGTPLLVQVFIIYYGLPSIGIEFSPITAGILSLTLNVAAYMSETLRGAIGAVAQGQWLAGTSLGLTRRQTLRYVIAPQALRAAVPSLSNSLISLIKDTSLVSVIAVTELMLATKELISTTFQPFPLYVAAAGIYWILSLSFEQLQRRMEQRLAFPH, from the coding sequence ATGGACCTGCAGTCGCTCATCGCGCTGGCGTGGCCGGTCATGGTCAAGGGCACCGGCTACACGCTCCTGTTCGCCATCGCCTCGATGGTTCTCGGCCTGCCGCTGGCGGCCCTCATCACGCTGGTCCGCGTGCTTCGCGTGCGGCTGCTGCAGCCGTTCATGGCCTTGTACGTGAGCGCCATGCGCGGCACGCCGCTGCTGGTCCAGGTCTTCATCATCTATTACGGGCTGCCCAGCATCGGAATCGAGTTCTCGCCGATCACGGCCGGCATCCTGTCGTTGACGCTCAACGTCGCGGCCTACATGAGCGAGACGCTGCGCGGGGCGATCGGTGCGGTGGCGCAGGGGCAGTGGCTGGCCGGCACCAGCCTCGGGCTGACACGCCGCCAGACCCTGCGCTACGTGATCGCGCCGCAGGCGCTGAGGGCGGCGGTGCCCAGCCTTTCCAACAGCCTGATCAGCCTCATCAAGGACACCTCGCTGGTGTCGGTGATCGCCGTGACGGAGCTGATGCTGGCCACGAAGGAATTGATCTCGACCACCTTCCAGCCTTTCCCGCTGTACGTGGCGGCCGCCGGGATCTACTGGATCCTGAGCCTCAGCTTCGAGCAACTGCAGCGCCGGATGGAGCAGCGGCTCGCGTTTCCGCATTGA